From the genome of Colletotrichum destructivum chromosome 10, complete sequence, one region includes:
- a CDS encoding Putative NACHT nucleoside triphosphatase, P-loop containing nucleoside triphosphate hydrolase — translation MEAVGIAASIAGLVLAVQECYKIVNKHVGSSKIQSEEIKQMHSTLRQFLTVVGGFRAVLEASQEDEDRFNRMGRLGDVMTVCRKILEEIIAYEDDDRLKKLIRGAKFDKRLKQSMTELHDAKVLLNLAISAEQDIIIAETNKFLHQVGETVENVFETVQATAEKMDDIRGRFQSQEDVEEKRKILDWISTRTFGPIQTDLLNRLQEGTGEWFLEAEPFQTWQTSACENDQILFGPGSLGSGKTMITAAVIEHLHQKHKDQAGIAISYVFCNYKNRELDDSITLLRCLLRQIVDVLPSVPESLKEMHKKEELLTLKKVSGLLQEAASKCSNCFIIVDALDEFQSSSHQNCMSLLSEITKARAHAKVFATSRPIPRICSFFEGRLSQEIRATHNDLDTVLESHIARCSRVLDRDVSLRDEVEATIIGAVNGMFLLAQLYLNRFDGILTVREVKNTLKSLREHSTEARLADEDDNDWQLDVLSHAYDDTMSRIRAKKGEHRDIALNAIKWITHARRPLQPSQLQEAMVIRPKDTEFDQEAVADIDDILSVCEGLVVVDGEADIVRLHHYAAQEYFERTREKHFPDGEFEISGTCATYLSLESIRCYKEACGICKDNGGTKPKDAIGTRLLWYVAPHWGYHVRRSSRVHAQVQSLLSSSELTDTLSDVMNIFVAQHICEKASPLHLAAYFGADTLLQSLIDGYGSVYEEDKSGETPLCYAIKGGWESTVRLLLENGATVCSSISYGLLNHPGYSSALPLRLAVGHGHIEIFQILAREMDEDLEIACWVRHELDGEMLSLACARGLREHAKLLLERGADPNWVAKYHQCYQAVYIGSSTVLGLELVWDEIPSDSKEGCRERPLANAIKASDLELIDILMEAEATVPEVEDESIDFGLLGSAQLLAHAAFHDAMQSVQFLLDKGVSINQGNWVGHSVLSASAKVGKVDNVKILLDLGADVESRDAQGRSPLSHAVGEYGCPDVVRLLLEHGADPESIDDEGRNPLSIAVEQGPDGMAEVLLDHGCRVNVADNGGRTPISYCWLDARRIKTLIKHGADLTVKDHIGRTLLMHAVLAADNEYFFNTEIVDLLLKDHQALLYEEDSFGRSPFAVAIAYHKQEVVEHLLLYAGNPFAGGEKFSKPVFLAAELGNEALCSQFLQRAIDLHHVIPGEIRESLDRTLTSQAGFHSFLRMWSKPCSICLSPVVFTETYHYSKLPFDTLLDLLKSEEDAASSG, via the exons ATGGAAGCTGTCGGTATCGCCGCCAGCATCGCAGGCCTCGTCTTGGCTGTCCAGGAGTGCTACAAGATAGTCAACAAGCACGTCGGGAGTTCCAAAATCCAATCGGAAGAAATCAAGCAGATGCACTCCACCCTTCGCCAGTTCCTAACGGTGGTGGGCGGTTTTCGGGCGGTCCTCGAGGCGTCgcaggaagacgaggacagATTCAACCGCATGGGCCGTCTTGGGGACGTGATGACGGTCTGCAGGAAGATTCTTGAGGAAATCATTGCATATGAGGACGATGATCGGCTCAAAAAGCTCATCAGAGGCGCCaagttcgacaagaggctgAAGCAATCGATGACCGAGCTTCATGACGCAAAGGTGCTTCTCAATCTTGCCATATCGGCCGAGCAGGA catcatcatcgccgaaACCAACAAGTTCCTACACCAGGTGGGAGAGACCGTCGAGAACGTCTTCGAAACAGTGCAGGCCACTGCCGAGAAAATGGACGATATCCGAGGCCGGTTTCAGAGCCAAGAAGACGTggaggagaaaaggaaaatTCTCGACTGGATCTCGACCCGCACATTCGGGCCCATTCAAACCGATCTGCTGAATCGACTGCAAGAGGGAACAGGGGAATGGTTTCTGGAGGCCGAACCGTTCCAGACCTGGCAAACCTCAGCTTGCGAAAACGATCAAATTCTGTTCGGTCCTGGTAGCCTTGGCTCCGGAAAGACAATGATCACCGCGGCTGTGATTGAGCATCTGCACCAGAAGCACAAAGACCAGGCCGGCATTGCAATCAGCTACGTGTTTTGCAACTACAAGAACCGCGAACTCGACGACTCGATAACTCTCCTGCGCTGTCTGCTGCGGCAAATCGTCGACGTACTACCTTCGGTTCCGGAGAGCCTCAAGGAAATGCACAAGAAAGAGGAGTTACTGACCTTGAAGAAAGTCAGTGGGTTGTTGCAGGAAGCAGCTAGCAAGTGTTCTAACTGCTTCATCATTGTCGACGCCTTGGACGAGTTCCAATCCAGCAGTCACCAGAACTGCATGTCGCTGCTGTCCGAGATAACCAAGGCTAGGGCGCATGCCAAAGTCTTCGCCACATCCAGACCCATCCCCCGAATCTGTTCGTTCTTTGAGGGCCGCTTGTCTCAAGAGATCCGCGCAACTCATAACGACTTGGACACGGTCTTGGAGAGCCATATCGCAAGGTGTTCAAGGGTCTTGGACCGGGACGTGTCACTCCGTGATGAGGTCGAAGCTACGATCATTGGTGCTGTCAACGGAAT GTTTCTTCTGGCTCAGCTGTACCTCAATCGATTTGACGGCATTCTTACAGTTCGAGAGGTGAAGAATACGCTGAAGTCTCTCAGGGAACACAGTACAGAAGCCCGACTGGCTGATGAAGACGACAACGATTGGCAACTCGATGTCCTGAGCCACGCCTACGATGACACCATGTCGCGAATCCGTGCCAAGAAGGGAGAACACAGAGATATCGCCTTGAACGCGATAAAATGGATTACGCACGCCAGAAGACCACTTCAACCTAGCCAGCTACAAGAAGCGATGGTCATTCGGCCGAAAGATACCGAGTTCGACCAAGAGGCCGTTGCGGATATAGATGACATCCTTTCCGTCTGTGAAGGCCTTGTGGTGGTCGACGGAGAGGCAGACATCGTCCGCCTACACCATTATGCGGCACAAGAGTATTTCGAGCGAACTCGGGAGAAGCATTTCCCAGACGGAGAGTTTGAAATCAGCGGCACTTGCGCAACGTATCTCTCATTGGAGAGCATTCGCTGCTACAAAGAGGCATGCGGCATATGCAAGGACAACGGCGGAACCAAACCAAAGGATGCCATCGGCACTCGGCTCTTATGGTACGTGGCGCCGCACTGGGGATACCACGTCCGCCGATCGTCCAGAGTCCACGCCCAGGTCCAGAGTCTACTCAGCTCCAGTGAACTTACCGACACACTGAGCGATGTAATGAATATATTCGTGGCCCAGCACATTTGCGAGAAGGCAAGTCCACTGCATTTGGCCGCTTACTTTGGAGCCGATACGCTTCTTCAAAGCCTCATTGACGGATATGGAAGCGTGTACGAGGAGGACAAGTCAGGCGAGACGCCTTTATGCTACGCTATTAAAGGCGGTTGGGAATCTACCGTTCGCCTACTGTTGGAGAACGGCGCAACCGTTTGCAGTAGCATCTCTTACGGGCTTCTGAATCATCCTGGATACTCGTCAGCACTGCCCTTGCGTCTCGCCGTGGGCCATGGCCATATCGAAATCTTCCAAATCCTTGCTCGTGAGATGGATGAAGATTTAGAAATCGCCTGCTGGGTCAGACATGAACTCGACGGGGAGATGCTGTCTTTGGCTTGCGCGCGGGGATTGCGCGAACACGCCAAACTGCTTCTCGAAAGAGGAGCCGATCCCAACTGGGTAGCCAAATACCACCAATGCTATCAGGCCGTATACATAGGAAGCAGCACAGTTTTGGGGTTGGAACTGGTCTGGGATGAAATCCCCTCAGACTCAAAGGAGGGATGCAGAGAACGGCCTCTTGCGAATGCCATTAAGGCTTCCGATCTTGAGCTTATCGACATCCTGATGGAGGCTGAAGCTACCGTTCCGGAAGTCGAAGACGAGAGTATCGATTTTGGACTTCTTGGAAGCGCG CAACTTCTCGCACACGCAGCATTTCATGACGCAATGCAGTCGGTGCAATTCCTGCTGGACAAGGGTGTAAGCATCAACCAAGGTAACTGGGTTGGCCATTCTGTCCTATCGGCCAGCGCCAAGGTTGGCAAGGTGGACAATGTCAAGATTCTGCTAGACCTCGGCGCTGACGTCGAGTCACGAGACGCCCAAGGACGTTCTCCATTGTCCCATGCTGTGGGCGAGTATGGGTGCCCGGATGTTGTCCGCTTATTGCTTGAGCACGGTGCTGATCCCGAGTCCATTGATGACGAGGGGAGGAATCCTCTCTCCATTGCTGTCGAGCAAGGACCCGACGGAATGGCAGAAGTGCTGCTGGATCATGGCTGTCGTGTCAATGTCGCAGACAACGGAGGGCGTACGCCAATTTCATATTGCTGGCTGGACGCACGCCGTATCAAGACACTCATCAAGCATGGCGCCGACCTCACAGTAAAAGACCACATCGGACGAACACTACTCATGCATGCGGTGTTGGCAGCGGATAATGAGTATTTTTTCAACACCGAGATTGTCGATCTTCTTCTCAAAGACCACCAGGCTTTACTATATGAAGAGGATAGTTTCGGGAGGAGCCCtttcgccgtcgccatcgcaTACCACAAGCAGGAAGTAGTTGAGCATTTGCTTCTGTACGCAGGCAACCCGTTCGCTGGGGGAGAAAAATTCTCTAAACCAGTCTTCCTAGCAGCGGAGCTAGGCAATGAAGCCCTCTGCAGCCAGTTCTTGCAAAGAGCCATAGACCTGCACCACGTTATCCCTGGCGAGATCCGAGAGTCATTGGACAGGACGTTGACTTCTCAGGCCGGCTTTCATTCCTTCTTGAGAATGTGGTCCAAGCCCTGCTCGATCTGTTTGAGTCCGGTTGTCTTCACCGAGACATATCACTACT CGAAACTGCCCTTCGATACACTGTTGGACTTGCTTAAGAGCGAAGAGGACGCTGCTTCAAGTGGCTAG
- a CDS encoding Putative peptidase M14, carboxypeptidase A, carboxypeptidase, activation peptide, which produces MKTAIVTSVLATLAAGFNFHKRNPVSYEGYQVLRVKTLSQLATVQEKLASVPHEQWNHDIETHIDIVISPDQVETVESLGLDYRVLHKDLGESISAESQARGAYRRDIDDLSWYDSYHPYEDHVRYFTDLHKAFPDNSELVYSGRSYENRSIHGIHLFGDEGPGKPAVLYHGTVHAREWISAPVVEYLTLQLINAHKNATNATDSILNKYDFHIFPIVNPDGFVYSQEVDRLWRKTRTPPPPNQSCYGTDINRNWEYGWDANSLGASTNSCAQAYRGQKPSDTVENQGLDAYVRKLRDASGIKLYIDWHSYGQYILSPFGSKETWYAPELGKWTKTASVLSEVIRDSSERRTTFTFGPSGATLYTTTGAAPDHVYAIGGADFSYTIELPDTGDYGFVLPPSRIRGAAEEQWEGQQVLYTLLDEVFFDGIGPA; this is translated from the exons ATGAAGACCGCCATCGTGACTTCCGTGCTGGCgaccctcgccgccggcttcaacTTCCACAAGAGGAACCCGGTCTCGTACGAGGGGTACCAGGTCCTCCGCGTCAAGACGCTGAGCCAGCTGGCCACGGTGCAGGAGAAGCTTGCCTCGGTCCCGCACGAGCAGTGGAACCACGACATCGAGACGcacatcgacatcgtcatctcGCCGGACCAGGTCGAGACGGTCGAGTCGCTCGGGCTCGACTACCGCGTGCTGCAcaaggacctcggcgagTCCATCAGCGCCGAGTCCCAGGCCCGCGGGGCCTACAGGCgcgacatcgacgacctctCGTGGTACGACTCGTACCACCCGTACGAGGACCACGTCCGATACTTCACCGACCTCCACAAGGCGTTCCCGGACAACTCGGAGCTGGTCTACTCCGGCCGCTCGTACGAGAACCGGTCGATCCACGGAATCCACCTCTTTGGCGACGAGGGTCCCGGAAAGCCTGCTGTGCTTTACCA TGGAACTGTCCACGCGAGAGAATGGATCTCTGCTCCT GTCGTCGAATACCTCACCCTCCAGTTGATCAACGCGCACAAGAACGCGACCAACGCCACGGACTCCATCCTGAACAAATACGACTTCCACATCTTCCCCATCGTCAACCCTGACG GTTTCGTGTACTCTCAGGAGGTTGACCGCCTCTGGCGCAAGACCCGgacgccgcctcccccgAACCAGAGCTGCTACGGCACCGACATCAACAGGAACTGGGAGTACGGCTGGGACGCCAACTCGCTCGGCGCGTCCACCAACTCGTGCGCGCAGGCCTACCGCGGCCAGAAGCCGTCCGACACGGTCGAGAACCAGGGGCTGGACGCCTACGTGCGCAAGCTGCGCGACGCGAGCGGCATCAAGCTCTACATTGACTGGCACAGCTACGGCCAGTACATCCTCTCGCCCTTCGGCTCCAAGGAGACGTGGTACGCGCCCGAGCTCGGCAAGTGGACCAAGACGGCCTCAGTTCTTAGTGAGGTCATCCGCGACAGCTCCGAGAGGCGCACGACCTTCACCTTTGGCCCCAGCGGCGCGACGCTctacaccaccaccggcgcGGCGCCCGACCACGTCtacgccatcggcggcgccgacttcTCGTACACCATCGAGCTCCCCGACACGGGCGACTACGGCTTCGTGCTGCCCCCCAGCCGGATCCGtggcgcggccgaggagcagtGGGAGGGCCAGCAGGTTCTGTACACGCTCTTGGACGAGGTCTTTTTCGATGGCATCGGGCCCGCGTAG
- a CDS encoding Putative Sialidase superfamily, protein MSSSISFKSIVTIGLLSASQWLPAWAAPPPPGNLWRVWPPIDYSDKIYAGWGQIPVEKEVQIYNGVAENRTYAHHPELFAVGSNVFLIYSSAPVDEDSMGQDVWISASSDGGLNWSPGKSLMPAALLPNQTELHDWKYWCDRGIAQRAWQALSFVRLPDGELYAIGQSGSRWCPGRWATAGRIARKISLEGEPLEDPCWLEKNEFTESQLYAETVYGTEYGMRNCARACEINAVLTRPDEAPAWSPWLYNNGLFAADGTHQMEEQTLAVWHDDADSPTGGYWQRHWRDISPERENTHSVWVEYNEDRAGEGWYPKVKEPLGNKIYKTNIPDAKTKQFLARLDGGKGDRVLLSNPRYNAADPQRQPLTLAVSSGADQTYRAIGVLRTNATREIVPDTRGGIKNRAFGFSYPTAVQVGDKLLVAYSENKENIWVSVVDVAALPKEGDACK, encoded by the coding sequence ATGAGTTCCTCCATCTCTTTCAAAAGCATTGTCACGATAGGCCTTCTAAGTGCTTCCCAATGGCTCCCAGCATgggcagcgccgccgccgccgggcaaCCTGTGGCGGGTATGGCCGCCCATTGACTACAGCGACAAGATCTACGCAGGCTGGGGACAGATccccgtcgagaaggaggtccAGATCTACAACGGCGTGGCCGAGAACCGGACCTACGCGCACCACCCGGagctcttcgccgtcggctccaacgtcttcctcatctACTCGTCCGCcccggtcgacgaggacagcATGGGCCAGGACGTCTGGATCTCGGCGTCCAGCGACGGCGGGCTGAACTGGAGCCCCGGCAAGAGCCTGatgcccgccgccctcctccccaacCAGACGGAACTGCACGACTGGAAGTACTGGTGCGACAGGGGCATCGCGCAGCGCGCGTGGCAGGCCCTCTCCTTCGTCCGCCtccccgacggcgagctctACGCCATCGGCCAGTCCGGGAGCCGATGGTGCCCCGGCCGGTGGGCGACCGCCGGCAGGATCGCGCGCAAGATCtcgctcgagggcgagccgCTCGAGGACCCCTGCTGGCTGGAGAAGAACGAGTTCACCGAGTCGCAGCTGTACGCCGAAACGGTGTACGGGACCGAGTACGGCATGAGGAACTGCGCCCGGGCGTGCGAGATCAACGCGGTGCTGACGAGGCCGGAcgaggcgccggcgtggTCGCCGTGGCTGTACAACAACGggctcttcgccgccgacgggacGCACCAGATGGAGGAGCAGACGTTGGCCGTCTggcacgacgacgccgactcGCCGACGGGGGGATACTGGCAGCGGCACTGGCGCGACATCTCGCCCGAGCGGGAGAACACGCACTCGGTCTGGGTCGAGTACAACGAGGACCGGGCCGGCGAAGGGTGGTAccccaaggtcaaggagccGCTCGGCAACAAGATCTACAAGACCAACATCCCGGACGCCAAGACGAAGCAGTTCCTCGCCcggctcgacggcggcaagggggACCGGGTCCTGCTGTCGAACCCGCGGTACAACGCGGCGGACCCCCAGCGGCAGCCGCTCACGCTGGCGGTGTCGAGCGGGGCAGACCAGACGTACCGGGCCATCGGCGTGCTGCGGACCAACGCGACGAGAGAGATCGTCCCGGACACgcgcggcggcatcaagaACCGGGCCTTTGGCTTCAGCTACCCGACGGCGGTGCAGGTTGGCGACAAGTTGCTGGTGGCGTACAGCGAGAACAAGGAGAACATCTGGGTCAGTGTTGTTGACGTTGCTGCGCTGCCGAAGGAGGGGGATGCTTGTAAGTAG
- a CDS encoding Putative NAD-dependent epimerase/dehydratase, NAD(P)-binding domain superfamily, whose protein sequence is MADRLLYTGATGFVGGTVLSQLLNTSNPQIKGLAITALVRKQEQADLLKQKGVDAVVFQGLDDSEFLRKTASEYDYVIHTPTGFHTASAVALIEGLAERKRKTGKDVYFIHTSGTSNLAERTITKETTPGPLHEWSDKEDVFEFEERKEAEEAYGQRTTDVAVVKTSERTGVKTYIMMPPTIYGRGTGFFNQGSMQIPSVIRAAVKAGVPGYVGDGTARLGHVHVTDLALLYELVLGKILAGEEIPSGRRGIYFSNTGSHNWRDIAGHVGRAGVALGALKSAEPRSVSLDEVAAKWLKASPQVAEMNYAANSATKPVLATELGWKPKKTEKDWEESFLEAFQMVLDEQK, encoded by the exons ATGGCGGATAGGCTCTTGTACACCGGTGCCACCGGCTTTGT AGGCGGCACCGTCCTGTCCCAGCTGCTCAACACCTCCAATCCGCAGATCAAGGGCTTGGCCATCACGGCGCTGGTCCGCAAGCAGGAGCAGGCGGACCTGCTGAAGCAaaagggcgtcgacgccgtcgtcttccaggGGCTGGACGACTCCGAGTTCCTGCGAAAGACGGCCAGCGAATATGACTACGTGATCCACACGCCTACCGGTTTCCACACCGCCTCGGCGGTCGCTCTCATCGAGGGGCTCGCGGAACGCAAGAGGAAAACGGGCAAGGACGTCTACTTCATCCAT ACATCCGGAACGTCTAATCTCGCAGAGAGAACCATCACCAAGGAGACGACGCCGGGTCCGCTCCACGAGTGGTCCGACAAGGAAGACGTCTTCGAGTTCGAGGAGCGGAaggaggcggaagaggcCTACGGCCAGCGCACGAcggacgtcgccgtcgtgaaGACGAGCGAGCGCACCGGCGTCAAGACGTACAtcatgatgccgccgaccaTCTACGGCCGCGGGACGGGCTTCTTCAACCAGGGGTCCATGCAGATCCCGAGCGTCATCCGGGCCGCCGTCAAAGCCGGGGTTCCCGGGTACGTGGGCGACGGCACGGCGCGCCTGGGCCACGTCCACGTCACGGATCTCGCTCTGCTGTacgagctcgtcctcggcaaaatcctggccggcgaggagatcCCCTCGGGCCGGAGGGGCATCTACTTCTCCAACACCGGCAGCCACAACTGGCGAGACATCGCGGGACACGTCGGCAGGGCCGGCGTCGCTCTCGGCGCGTTGAAGTCAGCCGAGCCGAGATCCGTGTCGCTGGACGAGGTTGCCGCGAAATGGCTGAAGGCGTCGCCGCAAGTCGCCGAGATGAACTACGCGGCAAA CTCTGCCACCAAGCCTGTTCTCGCAACCGAGCTCGGGTggaagccgaagaagacggaaaAGGACTGGGAGGAGTCGTTTCTCGAGGCGTTCCAGATGGTGCTGGACGAACAAAAGTAG
- a CDS encoding Putative major facilitator superfamily, MFS transporter superfamily, whose protein sequence is MTEPRKSEEAKADVSQMERVLTGGSNGGGPDKPVAKSGKVDEFGAHTKTDPKEIALVKKIDWYILPILWVMYFLNFLDRNAMINGKLNSLATDLKLKGTEYNTCVSILFVGYLCGQIPSNMILNRVRPSWYMAGFMLAWSIISLLTYLAHDYKTMLICRFLLGITEAPFYPGALYMLSMFYTRKEIATRMAIFYTGNMLASAFSGLIAAGIFAGLDGKHGLAGWQWLFIIQGAVSIGVAFGAFYFLPNAPLQTRWLTPEQRQMAHQRIFDDTTDRREGKTSVWKGLREACTDWRTWVFCLMDNMHLSANGFKNFLPSVVKTLKYNTTITLVLTCPPYILAGIMSIVVSHSSGRFNERTWHTTVSKLIACAGFAMAVATLNTTVRYVGIMIFVGATYGVNNIILGWTASTLGQTDEKKAVAIAMANTFGNLASVYTPYLWPESDEPRYLKAMLASIAFSLGVIICAWVMRLTLQRQNRKILATNPDALNLYVY, encoded by the exons ATGACCGAGCCCAGAAAGTCGGAAGAAGCCAAGGCAGACGTCAGCCAGATGGAGCGCGTCCTGACAGGAGGCTCCAATGGTGGCGGGCCCGACAAGCCTGTCGCCAAGAgcggcaaggtcgacgagTTTGGGGCGCACACCAAGACGGACCCCAAGGAGATTGCGCTCGTCAAGAAGATTGACTGGTACATCCTG CCCATCCTCTGGGTCATGTACTTCCTCAACTTCCTCGACCGCAACGCCATGATCAACGGCAAGCTCAACTCGCTCGCCACCGACCTCAAGCTTAAGGGGACCGAGTACAACACCTGCGTCTCCATCCTATTCGTCGG ATACCTGTGCGGGCAGATCCCCTCCAACATGATCCTCAACCGGGTGCGGCCGTCCTGGTACATGGCGG GCTTCATGTTGGCCTGGTCCATCATCAGCCTGCTCACGTACCTGGCCCACGACTACAAGACCATGTTGATATGCCGCTTCTTGCTTGGCATCACCGAGGCTCCG TTCTACCCCGGCGCGCTGTACATGCTCAGCATGTTCTACACCCGTAAGGAGATTGCGACTCGCATGGCCATCTTCTACACCGGCAACATGCTTGCCAGCGCCTTCTCCGGCCTGATCGCCGCCGGTATCTTTGCCGGCTTGGACGGGAAGCATGGCCTCGCGGGATGGCAATG GCTCTTCATCATCCAGGGAGCCGTCTCGATCGGCGTCGCCTTCGGGGCCTTCTACTTCCTCCCCAACGCGCCCCTCCAGACCCGCTGGCTCACCCCCGAGCAGCGGCAGATGGCCCACCAGCGCATCTTTGACGACACGACGGACCGCCGCGAGGGCAAGACGAGCGTGTGGAAGGGCCTGCGCGAGGCCTGCACCGACTGGCGCACCTGGGTCTTCTGCCTCATGGACAACATGCACCTCTCGGCCAACGGCTTCAAGAACTTCTTGCCGAGCGTCGTCAAGACGCTCAAGtacaacaccaccatcaccctGGTCCTGACGTGCCCCCCTTACATCCTGGCGGGCATCATGAGCATCGTCGTCTCGCACTCGTCCGGTCGCTTCAACGAGCGCACGTGGCATACGACCGTGAGCAAGCTGATCGCGTGTGCCGGCTTTGCCATGGCCGTGGCGACTCTCAACACCACGGTCAGATATGTCG GTATCATGATCTTCGTAGGCGCCACGTACGGTGTAAACAACATCATT CTCGGCTGGACCGCTTCCACGCTGGGACAGaccgacgagaagaaggccgtcgccatTGCCATGGCCAACACCTTCGGCAACCTCGCCAGCGTCTACACGCCCTACTTATGGCCGGAATCCGACGAGCCGAGGTACCTGAAGGCCATGCTGGCCAGCATCGCCTTCTCGCTCGGTGTCATCATCTGCGCCTGGGTCATGCGGCTCACATTGCAGAGGCAGAACCGGAAGATCCTGGCGACGAACCCGGATGCTCTGAACCTGTACGTGTACTAA